The proteins below come from a single Cannabis sativa cultivar Pink pepper isolate KNU-18-1 chromosome 3, ASM2916894v1, whole genome shotgun sequence genomic window:
- the LOC133036207 gene encoding uncharacterized protein LOC133036207, producing the protein MIQSMHTGKFLKLQGQEAWEALEELSVNSQQWNYFEPRSRANNSPKRGGKYEIKEETDLRTSFEKLARKVEALVISQTMNSHVQPKKDVFASTCDNDQSCPSFLETFSEEANALHSYGKPNDSPFSNTYNPNWRNHPNFSWRQNQPQMNQGNQFNMPNPNNAQPSQPYPPQRKPSLEDTLQQFMQSTQQIMQNQSQSIAKLETQLGQLANAVTEREKGRFPSQPVPNLKGQYEVGVPSHKEEAKSISTLRSGKQIAKLDYIPQVEKDQSQPQSSNTNDLSKDNDQILPSIPKAPFPQRLLPLKKGNQYSDILEVFKQVSINIPFLDAIKQIPAYSKFLKDLCTVKRNTNVPKKAFLTEQVSTIIQYKSLVKYKDPGCPTISCIIGDHFINKALLDLGASVNLLPYSVYKQLGLGELKPTSITLQ; encoded by the coding sequence ATGATTCAATCTATGCATACcggaaaatttttgaaattacaaGGGCAAGAGGCTTGGGAAGCTCTTGAAGAATTATCTGTTAATTCACAACAATGGAATTATTTTGAGCCTAGGTCTAGAGCAAATAATTCACCCAAAAGAGGAGGAAAATATGAAATAAAAGAAGAAACTGATTTGAGAAcatcttttgaaaaattagcaAGAAAAGTAGAAGCCTTAGTCATAAGTCAAACTATGAATTCTCATGTTCAACCTAAAAAAGATGTTTTTGCTAGTACTTGTGATAATGATCAATCATGTCCTTCTTTTCTTGAAACATTTTCCGAAGAGGCTAATGCATTACATTCATATGGTAAACCAAATGATAGCCCATTTTCTAACACATACAATCCTAATTGGAGAAACCATCCCAATTTTTCATGGAGACAAAACCAACCACAAATGAACCAAGGAAACCAATTCAATATGCCAAATCCAAATAATGCCCAACCAAGTCAACCTTACCCTCCACAAAGAAAGCCTTCCTTAGAAGACACTTTACAACAATTCATGCAATCCACCCAACAAATCATGCAAAATCAATCTCAATCCATTGCCAAACTTGAGACACAATTAGGTCAACTTGCCAATGCCGTAACTGAGAGAGAAAAAGGAAGATTTCCTAGCCAACCCGTCCCAAATCTTAAAGGCCAATATGAAGTAGGAGTCCCAAGTCATAAAGAAGAAGCCAAGTCGATTTCAACACTTAGGTCCGGAAAACAAATTGCCAAACTCGATTACATACCTCAAGTTGAAAAAGACCAAAGCCAACCTCAAAGTTCCAACACAAATGACTTGTCAAAAGATAATGATCAAATTCTTCCTTCCATTCCAAAAGCTCCTTTTCCACAAAGATTACTCCCACTCAAAAAAGGCAACCAATATAGTGACATCTTAGAAGTGTTCAAACAAGTAAGTATCAACATCCCATTCTTAGATGCCATTAAACAAATTCCTGCCTACTCCAAATTCCTGAAAGACCTTTGCACTGTTAAAAGAAACACTAATGTTCCAAAAAAGGCATTTTTAACTGAACAAGTTAGCACCATAATTCAATATAAAAGCCTTGTGAAATATAAAGATCCTGGTTGTCCAACAATTTCATGCATCATTGGTGATCATTTTATTAACAAAGCTTTACTTGATTTAGGAGCTAGTGTGAATTTATTGCCTTATTCTGTTTATAAGCAACTTGGTCTAGGAGAATTAAAACCAACTTCTATAACACTTCAATAA